DNA sequence from the Alphaproteobacteria bacterium genome:
GCCCTGCAAAGCGCCCCGGCTTTCGCCGTCGGTTCCTTGCAGCGCGACCAAGGATATCTGTCGGACGTGGACAAGGCGGCCATCGAAAACATGAGGGATCTGATGGGCGACCGCCCCGACGCCCAATACGCCATCGGCAAGATTTATCTGCGCGGCGGCTTGGAGCGCGAGGCGCGCACCTGGATCAACAAAAGCGCCGCCGCCGGTTACCCGCAGGCCAAGATGTGGGTGGCCGAGCAGAAGATGAAGGCCGAATTCCGCAGCCGCAAAGGCGGCATGCTGGCCGCCAGCCGCCGCTTGATGGCGACAAAGGGCGAGTAGCCCCCCCTAAACCATCGGCTGGCTATGCCACCAGATGCGGGCTTCGGCGCACAATCCACCCGAGAACGTCGCTTTCAAAACTCCGTCCAGCACCATCCTGGGCAGCGGATCGCCGGGCTTGCAGGCCACCAGATTGGTCCCCGTCGATTTGGCCCAGATTTGAAACAGTTCCTCGGAGGCGACTTGATAGGTCGTGTGCCAATGGGCGATGTTGGGGCCGAGGATTTCATAAGTGAGTTTTACGTCTTCTTGAAGCTGCACGCGCTTCCAATATTCAACCAGTTGTGCGGTGCCGCTTTGAACCTGGAAGGGCGTGTTGTGATAGCGCCCTTCGGGCTGGAAAAGGGCCGCGAACATTGCCGGGTCGCGCTGTTCCCAGGCCGCCTTATAGCCTTGCATGAATGTTTCGATGTCCATGTCCGATCCTCGTCGTTATAGCCAGTTTTCCGATCTCAAACCTTCAACTCTCGAAAATTCCTTGAGATTGCCGGTGATGACGACGAGACCACGGCTTCTTGCATGTGCCGCGATCATCGTGTCGTAAGCGCCAATGCCTTGTCCCTTGCTTTCAAGGCTTGCGCGGATTTCGGCGAAATGAAG
Encoded proteins:
- a CDS encoding nuclear transport factor 2 family protein, which translates into the protein MDIETFMQGYKAAWEQRDPAMFAALFQPEGRYHNTPFQVQSGTAQLVEYWKRVQLQEDVKLTYEILGPNIAHWHTTYQVASEELFQIWAKSTGTNLVACKPGDPLPRMVLDGVLKATFSGGLCAEARIWWHSQPMV